The Fusarium musae strain F31 chromosome 10, whole genome shotgun sequence genome window below encodes:
- a CDS encoding hypothetical protein (EggNog:ENOG41~CAZy:GH3) → MADTDIDAIIQSLTLEEKISLLAGRNFSETVGYPEKGVPSIKTADGPNGIRSAATDLDIKSACFPAACNLAATFDLDLAEKFGKALGAEARGKRVNCMLGPTVCMHRHPLGGRNFESYSEDPFLTGKMSSKVIQGLQSLGISATIKHFVANEQETARTTVYETIDERALREIYLRPFEIAVKEANPWAIMTAYNHVNGVHCDEHKWLLQEVLRGEWGWKGLVMSDWGGTNSVAAALNAGLDLEMPGPPRLRKEDAVKEALERGDLTESTINERARSVVEWALKLKAREAESHSVALGQDTNTPELRSMIREAGARGIVLLKNQGELLPLTKEKVHKKTIALIGFAKDAMAHGGGSAAVNAYRKITPWQGLHEALGDDVEFTYARGAHRERLLPAIHPDGLCGKVVGLDGKPGFSRQLFKEGESEPVSTIGQPTSAYSPLGSQESLWRRLEIVGDFTPAETGEHYIACSGLGPTRVYVDGEIIYEQTANCTDPMGSLFLAAPEPEFRHKFEGGKTYRLKICSDPPTKIGLTILEGRSGVRVGFSLESDHDADLIGEAAEVAKAADYAIVFTGHDPQWETEGRDQDGFNLPRKGTQDALVSTVASVNPNTIVANSTGVAVAMPWLEQVPAVVQAWFPGQECGYSIADVLTGAVNPEGRLPVSFPKSIEDCPAHGNFPGEYVDGQLRVTYAEGVFVGYRHFDRLPREKVNFPFGHGLSYTTFTYDLENVSHEGDDWYVSAKVTNTGKQAGGALLQLYAGPDEQSPDHPIKSLVAFQKVGLEPGEAKLVKLLVKQRDLAHFDTGPKKWVIDEGEYRFSLGVSSADIVGDTVVKVQKAVFDP, encoded by the exons ATGGCAGACACGGATATTGATGCGATTATACAGTCACTGacgttggaggagaag ATTTCCCTCTTAGCAGGTCGAAACTTCTCAGAAACAGTTGGTTATCCAGAAAAAGGCGTTCCTTCGATAAAG ACCGCCGACGGACCAAATGGAATTCGTTCAGCAGCAACAGATCTCGATATCAAGTCGGCCTGTTTCCCAGCAGCATGCAATCTCGCAGCGACATTTGACCTAGACCTTGCCGAGAAGTTTGGCAAGGCTCTAGGTGCTGAAGCGAGAGGCAAGCGAGTAAACTGCATGCTCGGCCCAACAGTCTGTATGCATCGCCACCCTCTCGGTGGTCGCAATTTCGAGAGCTACAGTGAAGACCCATTTCTCACTGGCAAAATGTCCTCAAAAGTCATACAAGGACTCCAAAGTCTTGGTATTTCTGCTACGATAAAGCACTTCGTTGCCAATGAGCAAGAAACAGCCCGTACGACTGTTTACGAGACCATTGACGAACGTGCATTGCGCGAGATTTACCTTAGGCCATTTGAGATTGCTGTGAAGGAAGCGAATCCTTGGGCGATCATGACAGCTTATAATCATGTAAACGGCGTTCATTGCGATGAGCACAAGTGGCTTCTGCAGGAGGTCTTGCGCGGCGAATGGGGCTGGAAAGGCCTTGTCATGAGTGATTGGGGCGGTACGAATTCTGTCGCTGCAGCGCTCAATGCTGGTCTGGACCTGGAGATGCCTGGTCCTCCCCGTCTAAGAAAGGAagatgctgtcaaggaggCACTTGAGAGGGGAGACTTGACAGAAAGCACCATCAACGAGCGCGCCAGATCTGTTGTTGAGTGGGccttgaagctcaaggctcgTGAAGCAGAGTCACACTCTGTTGCTCTTGGTCAAGACACTAATACCCCCGAACTGCGAAGCATGATCCGCGAGGCTGGAGCGCGCGGTATCGTCTTGCTGAAGAATCAGGGAGAACTCCTTCCGTTGACCAAGGAAAAGGTTCACAAGAAGACGATTGCTCTTATCGGATTTGCTAAAGACGCTATGGCTCACGGAGGAGGTAGCGCGGCTGTCAATGCGTACCGTAAGATCACTCCCTGGCAAGGCTTGCACGAGGCCCTTGGCGATGACGTTGAGTTCACATACGCTCGAGGCGCTCATCGCGAGCGTCTCCTTCCTGCTATTCATCCCGATGGTCTCTGCGGTAAAGTCGTGGGTCTTGATGGCAAGCCCGGGTTCAGCCGACAGTTGTTCAAGGAGGGTGAATCTGAGCCTGTATCTACTATTGGCCAGCCAACTTCTGCATACTCACCTCTGGGATCACAAGAGTCACTCTGGAGGAGACTTGAGATTGTCGGCGACTTTACGCCGGCTGAAACAGGAGAGCACTACATCGCTTGCTCTGGACTGGGACCTACAAGGGTTTATGTTGATGGCGAGATCATCTATGAGCAGACTGCCAACTGCACTGACCCTATGGGCTCTCTTTTCCTCGCTGCTCCAGAGCCTGAGTTCCGCCACAAGTTCGAGGGAGGGAAGACATATCGCCTTAAGATCTGCAGTGATCCCCCCACCAAGATCGGCCTAACCATTCTCGAAGGTCGTAGTGGTGTTCGTGTCGGCTTCTCACTTGAGTCCGACCACGATGCGGATCTTATCggagaagctgctgaggtagccaaggctgctgatTACGCGATTGTGTTTACCGGACATGATCCTCAATGGGAGACTGAAGGCCGAGATCAAGATGGATTCAATCTTCCCCGAAAGGGCACGCAAGACGCTCTCGTGTCTACAGTGGCATCAGTCAACCCCAATACTATAGTTGCCAACTCTACCGGCGTTGCTGTCGCTATGCCGTGGTTGGAGCAAGTCCCCGCTGTCGTGCAAGCTTGGTTCCCCGGCCAAGAATGCGGTTACTCTATCGCCGATGTCCTTACGGGAGCTGTCAATCCTGAAGGTCGACTACCAGTGAGCTTCCCTAAGAGTATTGAGGACTGCCCTGCGCACGGAAACTTCCCTGGCGAATATGTAGATGGGCAGCTCAGGGTTACCTACGCCGAGGGCGTTTTCGTCGGATATCGTCACTTCGATCGACTTCCTCGTGAGAAAGTTAACTTCCCTTTCGGCCACGGCCTATCTTACACGACTTTTACATATGATCTGGAGAATGTTTCTCACGAGGGTGACGACTGGTATGTTTCTGCTAAAGTAACTAACACTGGAAAGCAAGCTGGCGGTGCGTTGTTGCAGCTTTATGCTGGTCCAGATGAGCAGTCTCCTGATCATCCGATCAAATCTCTCGTGGCTTTCCAGAAGGTCGGATTGGAGCCCGGTGAGGCAAAGTTGGTTAAGCTTCTGGTGAAACAGAGAGACTTGGCGCATTTCGATACCGGACCGAAGAAGTGGGTAATTGATGAAGGCGAGTATCGCTTCTCATTGGGAGTCTCTTCGGCCGATATTGTTGGAGATACCGTGGTGAAGGTGCAAAAGGCTGTTTTTGATCCATAG
- a CDS encoding hypothetical protein (EggNog:ENOG41) gives MGSSPAEKKGAAAAAGSDLAAVLPDDTRPWYRVPHLLKLNLLLLIPLVSSGAIGYDGSMMNGLQTLPQWRGYFGQPEGAILGALNSVYPAGKVIALFFVTYVCDRFGRKTAMMVGALTCVAFAIMQAVSQNLETFIAARAILGFFTSFLAQPSPILITELAYPTHRGKLTALYNTSFYLGGIIAAWCTYGTFKIDSTWSWRIPSLLQGALPFIQLLAVYFLPESPRWLVAHGRREEARKILATYHAGGDANAPLVNFEMAEIEGALTHEADAMSQNSWLELVRTPANRRRTLIAVIVGWFAQWNGINLVSYYLVLVLNTIGITAAKEQTLINGLLQISNWLAAIFVGAMLVDRLGRRTLFLLSTCGMFVSYIIWTALSASFDSTRSPTTGKAIVGFVFITFFFYAIAWAPLLQAYTVEIFPYTLRSRGVSVMYVSTFVGLVVGNQVNPIAMKNIGWKYYIVFCCILACLIAVIWLLFPETKGHTLEEIQAIFEGTSHGALHAGKLDDIEHGRVDKDGKKDKKVDQVELA, from the exons ATGGGTTCCTCACCAGCAGAGAAGAAAGGTGCTGCCGCGGCTGCCGGCAGTGACCTTGCAGCA GTACTCCCCGATGATACTCGACCTTGGTATCGCGTACCGCATCTCCTGAAACTtaaccttctccttcttattCCTCTCGTGTCTTCAGGCGCAATTGGTTACGATG GATCGATGATGAACGGTCTTCAGACCCTCCCCCAATGGAGAGGTTACTTTGGACAGCCTGAAGGCGCCATCCTCGGTGCTCTCAACTCCGTATACCCAGCTGGAAAAGTCATCGCCTTATTTTTCGTCACCTACGTATGCGATCGATTCGGCAGAAAGACAGCCATGATGGTCGGAGCCTTGACTTGTGTCGCCTTTGCGATCATGCAAGCTGTGTCACAGAACTTGGAGACATTCATTGCGGCCAGAGCCATCCTTGGTTTCTtcacaagcttcttggccCAGCCTAGTCCAATCCTCATCACCGAACTTGCCTATCCCACGCATCGAGGCAAGCTTACCGCTCTGTACAACACATCCTTC TACCTCGGAGGTATCATCGCCGCCTGGTGCACATACGGAACCTTCAAGATCGACTCAACATGGAGCTGGAGAAtcccctctcttctccaggGAGCCCTCCCCTTCATCCAGCTCCTCGCCGTTTACTTCCTCCCCGAGTCTCCCCGATGGCTCGTCGCCCACGGCCGACGCGAAGAAGCCCGCAAGATCCTCGCCACGTATCACGCCGGTGGTGACGCAAACGCTCCACTTGTCAACTTCGAGATGGCGGAGATTGAGGGTGCTTTGACGCACGAAGCCGATGCCATGTCACAGAACTCTTGGCTCGAGCTCGTCAGAACTCCCGCGAACAGAAGGAGAACACTCATTGCCGTTATCGTAGGATGGTTCGCTCAGTGGAACGGTATCAACCTCGTCAG CTactatcttgttcttgtcctcAACACGATCGGTATCACAGCTGCCAAGGAACAGACCCTCATCAACGGCCTTTTGCAGATCTCAAACTGGCTTGCCGCGATCTTTGTTGGTGCTATGTTAGTCGACAGACTCGGACGTCGCACCCTGTTCCTTCTGTCGACTTGTGGCATGTTTGTGTCATACATCATTTGGACCGCTCTCAGTGCTTCGTTCGACAGTACTCGAAGCCCAACTACCGGAAAGGCCATTGTCGGCTTTGTGTTCATCACATTCTTCTTTTACGCTATTGCCTGGGcccctcttcttcaagcgtACACTGTTGAAATCTTCCCGTACACCCTTCGCAGTCGCGGCGTCTCCGTCATGTACGTCAGCACATTTGTCGGTCTCGTCGTTGGAAACCAGGTCAACCCAATTGCCATGAAGAACATCGGTTGGAAGTACTACATTGTCTTCTGCTGCATTCTTGCCTGTCTCATTGCCGTTATCTGGCTCCTTTTCCCCGAGACAAAGGGTCATACTCTGGAGGAAATCCAAGCCATCTTTGAGGGAACATCTCACGGGGCTCTTCATGCCGGTAAGCTGGATGATATTGAGCATGGAAGAGTAGATAAAGATGGCAAGAAGGATAAAAAGGTCGACCAAGTTGAACTCGCTTAG
- a CDS encoding hypothetical protein (EggNog:ENOG41) — translation MTGPQIYTLNSGKKGVEEHRLDYQHITWLHLTKTLIPDNIKSYLNSLGRPPAVADVGTGTGVWLRDFAPEVHEDAHLDGFDIDDSKFSSPSELPSNVTLSFGNVFKPIPEDLVGKYDLVHVRLLMVALKSGDWLPVAKNLQSLLRPGGYILWDETGFTKFNAVPITEAYQKWISTDVRYGLSVGRDVTSPIPLEGHFRKAGYVECSHIDFSSFSEGPEVQKRAGDTLVNYARQALNGIAAKGEFEWVHSHEDVEKHCDKLQQEVDDGVSVMGYEVRWTVGRKPE, via the exons ATGACTGGACCCCAAATCTATACCCTCAACAGCGGCAAGAAGGGCGTTGAAGAGCACCGCCTCGACTATCAGCACATCACTTGGTTGCACCTTACGAAGACCTTGATCCCTGATAATATCAAGTCATACCTCAACTCTCTTGGACGTCCGCCCGCAGTAGCCGACGTTGGAACTGGCACTGGGGTCTGGCTACGAGACTTCGCACCAGAAGTCCACGAAGACGCTCACCTTGATGGATTCGACATAGATGACTCAAAGTTCTCCTCTCCCAGTGAGCTTCCATCAAATGTTACCTTGTCATTCGGGAACGTCTTCAAGCCAATCCCAGAAGACCTTGTGGGAAAATATGACTTGGTGCACGTTCGACTTCTGATGGTCGCTCTCAAGTCTGGAGATTGGCTACCGGTAGCAAAGAATCTTCAATCACTTCTGCGACCAGGCGGCTACATCTTGTGGGATGAAACAGGATTCACCAAGTTTAATGCTGTGCCAATCACTGAAGCGTACCAGAAATGGATCAGTACGGATGTTCGCTACGGACTATCAGTTGGACGCGATGTCAC AAGCCCAATACCACTCGAGGGGCACTTCAGAAAGGCTGGTTACGTCGAATGCTCACACATTGACTTCAGTAGCTTCAGTGAGGGGCCTGAGGTTCAGAAGAGGGCAGGGGATACACTTGTCAACTACGCGCGACAAGCCTTGAATGGTATCGCTGCCAAAGGAGAGTTTGAATGGGTTCACTCTCATGAGGATGTAGAGAAACATTGCGATAAGCTTCAACAGGAGGTTGATGACGGTGTATCGGTGATGGGATATGAGGTTCGGTGGACTGTTGGACGGAAGCCGGAGTAA
- a CDS encoding hypothetical protein (EggNog:ENOG41), which produces MVRSLSDESEHDGIGRWFDNDDESVQSPQQIPMGEDQDAKEIPVDVGSPKEMLAYLNDFQQKTEEVRLLQPVTDVPSVLSVPSLNLSDETISCSCSLRSFRNATSSSADDETATLERCGPAMAEYDYDEDAQDAASDSSSDRSGSFSPASCPSPSNTNITSPGSDGSYQDSIASLEDMSGGAYEPFPTEIALGSDWGYGSDPETNYLDQHDQARDGDHNDNGEANESARQKEPTSTEIGSAEATETSALVQHKDQPPKRAAGDDENEHQQVSRAKKSKRQEDSHLRLACPFYKHDPIQYRRCHSHVLKRNSYVKQHLFRCHMQPIHCDICLSVWPTVEDLREHRRAQVCERREYIAPDGITPEQERKLRSRLGGPNKSESDQWFDIYSIIFPNSEKPKSAYLNGELSEDAESLREFMEGRGTNLIMEQLVMSGLVMNEDNNSSCEMERKFQRSVQNALRTMFEGWQSRRGGTGEDDGDRETKRPKPTPREFPYTKTQTPVRTDTGSTNTTATMLEDQLEGEQIGPTTTSPQQTEEVAHGL; this is translated from the coding sequence ATGGTCAGAAGTCTCAGTGATGAGAGTGAACATGACGGCATCGGAAGATGGTTTGACAACGATGACGAGTCAGTTCAATCGCCACAACAAATTCCCATGGGAGAGGACCAGGACGCTAAGGAAATCCCTGTCGACGTTGGCTCACCGAAGGAGATGCTAGCCTACCTGAACGATTTCCAACAAAAGACTGAGGAAGTTCGACTATTGCAACCTGTTACAGACGTACCATCAGTGCTGTCTGTGCCTTCACTGAACCTATCAGATGAGACGATCAGCTGTAGCTGCAGCCTGCGATCCTTTCGCAATGCTACCAGTTCATCTGCTGATGACGAGACTGCAACTTTGGAACGATGCGGTCCTGCGATGGCAGAGTATGATTACGATGAAGATGCCCAGGATGCTGCTTCAGACTCTTCGTCAGACAGGTCTGGGAGTTTTTCTCCGGCCTCCTGCCCGTCACCAAGTAACACAAATATCACATCACCGGGCTCAGATGGGTCTTACCAGGATTCTATAGCCTCATTGGAAGACATGTCTGGAGGTGCCTACGAGCCCTTTCCAACCGAGATAGCTCTAGGCTCTGACTGGGGCTACGGGAGTGACCCAGAAACAAACTATTTGGATCAGCACGATCAGGCCCGTGATGGAGACCACAATGACAACGGTGAAGCGAACGAATCTGCGCGCCAGAAGGAGCCTACATCCACTGAAATTGGTAGCGCAGAGGCTACAGAAACCAGCGCTCTAGTACAACACAAGGACCAGCCACCCAAGCGTGCGGCTGGGGATGACGAGAACGAGCATCAACAAGTATCACGGGCCAAAAAGTCTAAAAGACAAGAGGACTCCCACCTCAGGCTGGCTTGCCCTTTCTATAAGCACGACCCGATTCAATATCGCCGCTGTCATTCTCACGTCCTCAAGCGCAATAGCTACGTCAAGCAACATCTCTTCCGCTGCCACATGCAGCCCATCCACTGCGACATCTGTCTGAGCGTATGGCCGACTGTCGAAGACCTTCGAGAGCATCGCCGTGCTCAAGTATGCGAGAGGCGAGAGTACATCGCCCCCGATGGAATCACCCCCGAACAAGAACGCAAACTTCGATCGCGGCTTGGAGGCCCGAACAAATCAGAGAGTGATCAGTGGTTCGATatctatagtattattttccCAAATTCTGAAAAACCAAAATCGGCGTATCTGAACGGCGAATTGTCCGAAGATGCAGAGAGTCTACGCGAGTTTATGGAAGGTCGCGGGACGAATTTGATAATGGAACAATTAGTAATGTCAGGCCTCGTTATGAATgaagataataatagtagctgTGAGATGGAGAGGAAATTTCAGAGAAGTGTGCAAAACGCTCTAAGAACTATGTTTGAGGGATGGCAGAGTCGGAGAGGGGGAactggtgaagatgatggcgatcGAGAGACGAAAAGGCCGAAGCCAACGCCTAGAGAGTTTCCATACACCAAGACTCAGACGCCTGTGAGGACTGACACTGGAAGTACGAACACCACTGCGACAATGCTGGAAGATCAACTTGAAGGGGAGCAGATCGGGCCAACTACTACGTCTCCCCAGCAAACAGAAGAGGTTGCCCACGGACTCTGA
- a CDS encoding hypothetical protein (EggNog:ENOG41~CAZy:GH43), which translates to MKVYWLVAWATSLTPALAGLIGHPRATTFDNPIIYSDFPDNDVFLGPDNYYYFSASNFHFSPGAPVLKSKDLLNWDLIGHSIPRLNFGDGYDLPPGSRYYRGGTWASSLRYRKSNGQWYWIGCINFWQTWVYTASSPEGPWYNKGNFGDNNCYYDNGILIDDDDTMYVVYGSGEVKVSQLSQDGFSQVKSQVVFKNTDIGVQDLEGNRMYKINGLYYILNDSPSGSQTWIWKSKSPWGPYESKVLADKVTPPISGGNSPHQGSLIKTPNGDWYFMSFTWAYPAGRLPVLAPITWGSDGFPILVKGANGGWGSSYPTLPGTDGVTKNWTRTDTFRGTSLAPSWEWNHNPDVNSFTVNNGLTLRTASVTKDIYQARNTLSHRTHGDHPTGIVKIDFSQMKDGDRAGLSAFRDQSAYIGIHRDNGKFIIATKHGMNMDEWNGTTTDLGQIKATANVPSGRTKIWLRLQLDTNPAGTGNTIFSYSWDGVKYETLGPNFKLYNGWAFFIAYRFGIFNYAETALGGSIKVESFTAA; encoded by the coding sequence ATGAAGGTATACTGGCTCGTGGCGTGGGCCACTTCTTTGACGCCGGCACTGGCTGGCTTGATTGGACACCCTCGCGCCACCACCTTCGACAATCCTATCATTTACTCAGACTTTCCAGATAACGATGTATTCCTCGGTCCAGATAACTACTACTACTTCTCTGCTTCCAACTTCCACTTCAGCCCAGGAGCACCCGTCTTGAAGTCTAAAGATCTGCTAAACTGGGATCTCATCGGCCATTCAATTCCCCGCCTGAACTTTGGCGACGGCTATGATCTTCCTCCTGGCTCACGTTATTATCGTGGAGGCACTTGGGCATCATCCCTCAGATACAGAAAGAGCAATGGACAGTGGTACTGGATCGGCTGCATCAACTTCTGGCAGACTTGGGTATACACTGCCTCATCGCCGGAAGGTCCATGGTACAACAAGGGAAACTTCGGTGATAACAATTGCTACTACGACAATGGCATACtgatcgatgatgatgacaccaTGTATGTCGTATACGGTTCCGGTGAGGTCAAAGTATCTCAACTATCTCAGGACGGATTCAGCCAGGTCAAATCTCAGGTAGTTTTCAAGAACACTGATATTGGGGTCCAAGACTTGGAGGGTAACCGCATGTACAAGATCAACGGGCTCTACTATATCCTAAACGATAGCCCAAGTGGCAGTCAGACCTGGATTTGGAAGTCGAAATCACCCTGGGGCCCTTATGAGTCTAAGGTCCTCGCCGACAAAGTCACCCCGCCTATCTCTGGTGGTAACTCGCCGCATCAGGGTAGTCTCATAAAGACTCCCAATGGTGACTGGTACTTCATGTCATTCACTTGGGCCTATCCTGCCGGCCGTCTTCCGGTTCTTGCACCGATTACGTGGGGTAGCGATGGTTTCCCCATTCTTGTCAAGGGTGCTAATGGCGGATGGGGATCATCTTACCCAACACTTCCTGGCACGGATGGTGTGACAAAGAATTGGACAAGGACTGATACCTTCCGCGGAACCTCACTTGCTCCGTCCTGGGAGTGGAACCATAATCCGGACGTCAACTCTTTCACTGTCAACAACGGCCTGACTCTCCGCACTGCTAGCGTTACGAAGGATATTTACCAGGCGAGGAACACGCTATCTCACAGAACTCATGGTGATCATCCAACAGGAATAGTGAAGATTGATTTCTCTCAGATGAAGGACGGCGACCGGGCCGGGCTTTCAGCGTTTCGAGACCAAAGTGCATACATCGGTATTCATCGAGATAACGGAAAGTTCATAATCGCTACGAAGCATGGGATGAATATGGATGAGTGGAACGGAACAACAACAGACCTGGGACAAATAAAGGCCACAGCTAATGTGCCTTCTGGAAGGACCAAGATCTGGCTGAGACTTCAACTTGATACCAACCCAGCAGGAACTGGTAACACTATCTTTTCTTACAGTTGGGATGGAGTCAAGTATGAAACACTGGGTCCCAACTTCAAACTGTACAATGGTTGGGCATTCTTTATTGCTTACCGAttcggcatcttcaactACGCCGAGACGGCTTTAGGAGGCTCGATCAAGGTTGAGTCTTTCACAGCTGCATAG
- a CDS encoding hypothetical protein (EggNog:ENOG41) has product MSRALLITGATGKQGSSVINALIAKKADFLLLAATRNKESPSAKKLASKSTNIRLIEGDLDSIPALFSAAKQAAGTVPLWGVYSVQLSMGKGVTLEGEVRQGKGLIDESIKAGIKHFVYSSVDRGGDEKSWNDATVVPHFKTKHEIEHYLRDSTSNGKSSMNWTILRPTAFMENLEPGFATKVFLTMIRDTLKNKPLQWTATEDIGFFAAEAFTDPQAWSKKAISLAGDELTFEQLSEAFEHATGGPAGTTFGLLGKALKHGVAELGIMVNWFRDEGYGADLAKVRQLNPGAKTMEQWVKTSAFVSH; this is encoded by the coding sequence ATGTCTCGtgctcttctcatcactgGCGCCACTGGCAAGCAGGGCAGCTCTGTCATCAATGCTCTTATCGCAAAGAAAGCAGACTTCCTTCTCCTCGCTGCCACCCGCAACAAGGAATCACCTTCCGCAAAGAAGCTAGCTTCCAAGTCTACAAACATCAGGCTGATTGAGGGTGACCTCGACTCAATCCCCGCTCTCTTCAGTGCCGCTAAGCAAGCTGCCGGAACTGTGCCTCTCTGGGGCGTCTACTCAGTCCAATTATCCATGGGCAAGGGTGTTACCCTTGAGGGTGAAGTCCGACAAGGAAAGGGTCTCATCGATGAATCTATCAAGGCTGGCATCAAGCACTTTGTCTACTCCAGCGTTGACCGTGGCGGTGACGAGAAGTCTTGGAATGACGCCACTGTTGTCCCTCacttcaagaccaagcacGAGATCGAGCATTACCTTCGCGACTCGACTTCCAACGGCAAAAGCTCAATGAACTGGACCATCTTGCGCCCGACTGCTTTCATGGAGAATCTAGAACCCGGTTTCGCCACAAAGGTCTTCCTCACCATGATTCGCGAcactctcaagaacaagcctCTTCAGTGGACGGCAACGGAGGACATCGGCTTCTTCGCTGCTGAAGCTTTCACAGACCCACAAGCCTGGAGCAAGAAAGCTATCAGCCTAGCTGGCGATGAGCTCACATTCGAACAACTCAGCGAAGCTTTTGAGCATGCCACTGGGGGGCCCGCTGGTACGACGTTCGGTTTGCTCGGCAAGGCTTTGAAGCATGGCGTTGCCGAGCTTGGAATCATGGTTAATTGGTTTAGAGACGAAGGTTACGGTGCTGATTTGGCCAAGGTTCGACAGCTGAACCCTGGGGCGAAGACAATGGAGCAGTGGGTTAAGACAAGTGCTTTTGTTAGCCATTAA
- a CDS encoding hypothetical protein (EggNog:ENOG41), producing the protein MSKLFVTTLESRAAAKKFYRVHIPCKYVHMSSTYDGTLYFNPELDIIHVFGWAYFPELAYHIWGLDPLHVGVVNLALQTYGSCCKYYYFSSSFNTDCDLDKIKAAIQRLKRFIFVCHGVYESETCQYRENRRRPPRAIPNSHFVPVKPHVPTFQTMEKEPRDVGDLLDGVDRLEIMTVRGEATDWFKHLEEWGIDNDPAVVYQIMMSYPDCDPEIFVNESACRAHDPSDLPSGRSTPDSTLAKSVEAVYHRGDAIAFAGDEMEGRKRILDQLLEDESEVDDEEVEKLSRQDVTPAFGFWLFSLDVLPAINFTANSEARIGEFYTGLQRQFEKHTPQLCLSLLSDNNPEVLDTHERTEQD; encoded by the coding sequence ATGAGCAAGCTCTTTGTTACCACCCTCGAATCTCGTGCTGCCGCTAAGAAATTCTACCGCGTTCATATCCCCTGCAAATATGTCCATATGAGCAGCACCTACGATGGGACCCTTTACTTCAACCCAGAGCTCGACATTATACATGTCTTTGGGTGGGCTTATTTCCCAGAACTTGCATATCATATCTGGGGACTTGATCCACTTCACGTCGGCGTTGTCAACTTGGCTCTGCAGACCTATGGGAGCTGTTgcaaatattattatttcaGCAGCTCGTTCAATACAGACTGTGACCTGGACAAAATCAAAGCAGCAATTCAGCGGTTAAAAAGATTCATCTTCGTATGTCATGGAGTGTATGAATCTGAAACCTGCCAATACCGCGAAAACCGTCGAAGACCCCCCCGTGCCATTCCCAACAGCCATTTTGTCCCTGTCAAACCACATGTACCTACATTTCAGACTATGGAGAAGGAACCCAGGGACGTGGGCGACCTTCTTGACGGTGTCGATCGCCTCGAAATCATGACGGTACGAGGCGAGGCGACCGACTGGTTCAAACATCTTGAAGAATGGGGAATTGATAACGACCCTGCAGTTGTTTACCAGATCATGATGAGCTACCCAGATTGTGATCCAGAGATCTTTGTCAATGAGAGTGCGTGCCGGGCGCATGATCCGAGCGATCTGCCATCGGGTCGATCAACTCCGGATAGCACTCTTGCAAAGTCAGTTGAGGCAGTATACCATAGAGGGGATGCAATCGCATTTGCTGGGGATGAAATGGAGGGAAGGAAACGCATTCTCGATCAACTTTTAGAAGACGAAAGCGAGGTGGACGAcgaggaagttgagaagcTATCCAGACAGGATGTGACGCCAGCGTTTGGGTTCTGGCTATTCTCCTTGGACGTACTACCTGCGATAAATTTTACAGCCAACTCAGAGGCGCGGATCGGAGAATTCTACACAGGACTACAGCGACAGTTCGAAAAGCATACTCCGCAACTATGTTTGTCTCTCCTATCGGACAACAATCCTGAGGTCCTCGATACCCATGAGCGTACTGAACAAGATTGA
- a CDS encoding hypothetical protein (CAZy:CE16) — translation MKLFHLCLLLAAGLGEAFASPVAAMAAQTTKNLLVFGDSYSTVGFWPGGQLPSASSPIGNPGLPGQTTSAGLNWVGHVTSTLNTSLILTYDFAYSGATVDKKIVNSWAQYSMSEQVDLYKQYVAPKITKADALVAFWIGINDVGEAFWSKKSALVTECVNRYFELLQVLVNDGYSKFVLLSIPGKPRPFGKEK, via the exons ATGAAGCTGTTCCATCTATGTCTTCTTCTGGCAGCCGGCCTGGGTGAAGCTTTTGCTAGTCCAGTTGCTGCGATGGCCGCTCAGACTACGAAGAATCTCCTTGTTTT TGGTGATTCATACTCGACAGTGGGATTCTGGCCTGGAGGACAACTACCATCGGCTTCCAGCCCCATCGGGAACCCCGGACTGCCAGGGCAGACGACTTCTGCTGGTCTCAACTGGGTCGGTCACGTCACGTCAACTCTCAACACATCGTTAATCCTCACATACGACTTTGCTTACAGCGGAGCAACTGTCGACAAGAAGATCGTCAACTCGTGGGCCCAGTACTCAATGTCGGAGCAGGTTGATCTCTATAAGCAATATGTTGCGCCAAAGATTACAAAAGCTGATGCGCTCGTTGCATTCTGGATTGGTATCAACGATGTGGGTGAAGCGTTTTGGAGCAAGAAGAGTGCTCTTGTTACCGAATGCGTGAACAGATACTTTGAGCTCCTACAGGTTCTTGTCAACGATGGCTACAGCAAATTCGTCTTGCTGAGTATTCCCGGTAAGCCCCGACCATTTGGAAAGGAGAAGTAG